A genome region from Chryseobacterium indicum includes the following:
- a CDS encoding peptide MFS transporter, whose protein sequence is MDNTEALSPKPDEFVENKNSRHPKGLWVLFGTEMWERFNFYGMRALLTLFMVNSLLIKEADAAIIYGGFLALCYLTPLLGGFIADKYIGNRNAILIGGSLMAIGQFLLFISASTFSGGLDAAKTIMWLALFIIIFGNGFFKPNISSMVGSLYPKQEKSKLDSAFTIFYMGINIGAFLGQFICPYVGDVKDATTGVRDIFAFKWGFLAASIAMIIGTITFFILKNKYVVTPEGRPIGGLPKNNTSADFEEGETQTAKFSGSALGITGGLFVILFFAFRYLLVGEFGFKAVEMGQLIKGIIYPFIYAAGISLAFLIMSSAENKVERQRIWVIYIVSFFIIFFWAAFEQAGSSLTFIADNQTDRNILGWNMPPSMVQIFNGIFVVVLAVPFSLIWDKLRAKGKEPVSPMKQAMGLALIALSYFIIAHNVKDLGNSGLLAIKWLMLLYFIQTCGELCLSPIGLSLVGKLAPKRFASLLYGVFFISNAAGYALAGSLGALIPATGDKFSKAQEMGINLQDVLDKKVTLTADQAAAFEKAQLPLANPTFAGFEIHNLFEFFMVFVVLCGIAAVILALISPILKKMMHGVN, encoded by the coding sequence ATGGATAATACTGAAGCATTGAGTCCGAAGCCGGATGAATTTGTAGAGAACAAGAATTCCAGACATCCGAAAGGATTGTGGGTTCTTTTCGGAACAGAAATGTGGGAGCGTTTCAACTTTTATGGAATGAGAGCTTTATTAACGCTCTTCATGGTAAATTCCTTATTGATAAAAGAAGCTGATGCAGCAATCATCTACGGTGGATTTTTAGCTTTATGTTATCTTACTCCGCTTTTGGGAGGTTTCATCGCCGACAAATATATCGGTAACAGAAACGCCATCTTAATCGGTGGATCTTTAATGGCAATTGGTCAGTTTTTGCTTTTCATCAGTGCTTCTACGTTTTCGGGAGGTCTGGATGCAGCAAAAACCATCATGTGGCTTGCTCTTTTCATCATCATTTTCGGTAACGGATTCTTCAAACCGAATATTTCTTCGATGGTGGGAAGCCTTTATCCAAAGCAGGAAAAATCAAAACTGGACTCTGCTTTCACAATTTTCTACATGGGGATTAACATTGGAGCATTCTTAGGACAATTTATCTGTCCGTACGTAGGAGACGTAAAAGATGCGACAACAGGTGTAAGAGATATTTTTGCCTTCAAATGGGGATTCCTTGCTGCTTCCATTGCAATGATAATCGGTACCATTACATTCTTTATTCTTAAAAATAAATATGTAGTTACACCGGAAGGAAGACCTATCGGTGGATTACCTAAAAACAATACAAGCGCAGATTTTGAAGAAGGAGAAACACAGACTGCTAAATTCTCAGGATCGGCATTAGGAATTACAGGAGGATTATTCGTTATTCTTTTCTTTGCTTTCAGATATCTTCTGGTGGGAGAATTCGGATTTAAAGCCGTAGAAATGGGACAGCTGATTAAAGGAATTATTTATCCTTTCATTTATGCAGCCGGAATTTCCCTTGCATTTTTAATTATGAGTTCTGCTGAAAATAAAGTGGAAAGACAGAGAATCTGGGTAATCTATATCGTATCGTTCTTTATTATTTTCTTCTGGGCAGCGTTTGAGCAGGCGGGATCTTCATTAACTTTTATCGCAGATAATCAGACCGACAGAAATATCTTAGGATGGAATATGCCTCCTTCGATGGTACAGATTTTCAACGGTATTTTCGTTGTGGTTTTAGCCGTTCCTTTCAGCTTAATCTGGGACAAATTAAGAGCAAAAGGAAAAGAGCCGGTTTCGCCGATGAAGCAGGCAATGGGACTTGCTCTGATCGCATTAAGTTACTTCATCATTGCACATAACGTAAAAGATTTAGGAAACTCAGGATTATTAGCAATCAAATGGTTAATGTTACTGTATTTCATTCAGACTTGTGGTGAACTTTGTTTGTCTCCAATCGGATTGTCATTGGTAGGTAAACTGGCTCCAAAAAGATTTGCATCCTTATTATACGGCGTATTCTTTATTTCCAATGCAGCAGGTTATGCTTTAGCAGGTTCTTTGGGAGCATTAATTCCTGCGACAGGGGATAAATTCTCTAAGGCACAGGAAATGGGAATTAACCTTCAGGATGTTTTAGATAAAAAAGTAACATTAACTGCAGATCAGGCAGCAGCTTTTGAAAAAGCGCAATTGCCTTTAGCTAATCCTACTTTTGCAGGTTTTGAAATCCACAATTTATTTGAATTCTTCATGGTATTCGTTGTTCTTTGTGGTATTGCTGCTGTAATTTTAGCATTAATTTCACCTATTTTAAAGAAAATGATGCACGGTGTAAACTAA